The following proteins are co-located in the Chaetodon auriga isolate fChaAug3 chromosome 23, fChaAug3.hap1, whole genome shotgun sequence genome:
- the dock9b gene encoding dedicator of cytokinesis protein 9 isoform X10 encodes MGCTTSVVLLEGLRSILERNCGYIKGAVELGALEEEEETLSLRGSQLWIPTTALVKPKIIEPLDYENVILQRKTQIISDVLRDMLQFPTDDFQISTLRRQGRTLFSTVPDTAEKEAHSLFVQECIKTYKSDWHVVNYKYEEYSGDFRQLPNKVLRPEKLAAHLFEVDEDVEKDEDTASLGSQKGGVSKHGWLYKGNMNSAISVTMRSFKRRYFHLAQLGDGSYNLNFYKDENTSKEPKGTIFLDSCMGVVQNSKVRRFAFELKMQDKSTFLLAADSEAEMEEWIGTLNKILHSSFEQAMQEKRNGELHDDEEHGKTDLSSGSFQDGFQTARDIESKMRSEARLKLFTLDPDTQKLDFSGIEPDVRQFEEKFGKRVLVSCHDLSFNLQGCVAENEEGPTTNVEPFYVVLSLFDVQNSRKISADFHVDLNHPLVRQLTSGSSSGQDLHINGSGDGPLAGHRQASGLPAGALQYPRQGVFSVTCPHPEIFLVARIEKVLQGGITHCTEPYMKSSDSAKMAQKVLKNAKTACSRLGQYRMPFAWAARPVFKDASGALDKSARFSALYRQDSSKLSDEDMFKLLTDFRKPEKMAKLPVLLGNLDVTIDSVAPDVTNCVTSSYIPVRNFEGNGPGSALLEVEEFVPCIAKCSQPCTIYKNHLYVYPKHLKYDGQKSFAKARNIAVCIEFKDSDEDEAPPLKCIYGRPGGPLFTKQAHAAVLHHQQNPEFYDEIKIELPTQLHEKHHLLFTFYHVSCDSNSKKKDLVETPVGSAWLPLLKDGRVIMNEQQLPVAANLPAGYLGSQDGINKHSGSEIKWVDGGKPLFKVSTHLVSTVYTQDQHLHNFFHHCQSMEMSEQASEGELVKYLKSLHAMEGHVMVNFLPTILNQLFCVLTRATHEDVAVNVTRVMVHIVAQCHEEGLEHYLRSYVKFVFKPEPYSSTNVKTVHEELAKSMTAILKPSTDFLTSNKLLKHSWYFFEALVKSMAHYLIECGKVKLSRNQRFSASFYHAVETLVNMLMPHITQKYKDNLDAARNANHSLAVFIKRCFTFMDRGFVFKQINNYMNCFVPGDPKTLYEFKFEFLRVVCNHEHYVPLNLPMPFGKGRIQRFQDLQLDYSLTDDFCRNHFLVGLLMREVGGALQEFREIRQIAIQVLKGLMIKHTFDDRYAAKSQQARLATLYLPLFGLLQENVYRLDMKESALLSNHNNTREDSLVPNSMVTPQKPGSCIENALHKDVFGVISGTASPHNSTPNVSSVHHADSRGSLVSTDSGNSLLDKSSDKTNSLEKNQCASALGSTVLRCDKLDRDEIKNLLMCFLHILKSMSEEALFAYWNKAAPSDLMDFFTLIEVCLHQFRYMGKRFIVRAGILHARLQQLGTLENAHTFNNMYSHTEADVSSQCLLEANVSTEVCLTVLDTLSIFIMGFKTQLNSDLGHNPLMKKVFQVHLCFLQIPQSEAALKQVFTSLRTFIYKFPCTFFDGRADMCASLCYEILKCCNSKLSSIRSDAAHLLYFLMKSNFDYTGRKSFVRTHLQVVIAVSQLIADVIGIGGTRFQQSLSIINNCANSDKNIKHTAFPSDVKDLTKRIRTVLMATEQMKEHENDPEMLVDLQYSLAKSYTSTPELRKTWLDSMARIHNKNGDLSEAAMCYVHVAALVAEYLWRKGMFRQGCSAFRVITPNIDEEAAMMEDVGMQDVHFNEEVLMELLEECADGLWKAERYELIADVYRLIIPIYEQRRDFEKLTHLYDTLHRAYTKVMEVMHSGKRLLGTYFRVAFFGQGFFEDEDGKEYIYKEPKFTPLSEISQRLLKLYSDKFGQENVKIIQDSGRVNPKDLDSKYAYIQVTHVTPYLDDKELEDRKTDFEKSHNIQRFVFETPFTVSGKKQGGVEEQCKRRTVLTTTHCFPYVKKRIAVMYQHQTDLSPIEVAIDEMSAKVAELRLLCSASEVDMIRLQLKLQGSISVQVNAGPLAYARAFLDDGSAKKYPDNKVKQLKEVFRQFVDACGQALGVNERLIKEDQQEYHDEMKANYRDLTRELSNIMHEQINPVEDGTRSALSDSMGIFNAISGTPTSANPHGSTTIL; translated from the exons TAAGGTGCTGAGACCTGAGAAACTGGCAGCTCACCTTTTTGAGGTGGATGAAGATGTGGAAAAAGATGAG gacacAGCCTCCCTCGGCTCTCAGAAAGGAGGAGTATCTAAACATGGCTGGCTGTACAAAGGCAACATGAACAGTGCAATCAGTGTTACCATGCGG TCCTTCAAGCGGAGGTACTTCCATCTGGCCCAGCTGGGAGATGGATCCTACAACCTCAACTTCTACAAGGATGAGAACACCTCCAAGGAACCCAAAGGAACCATCTTCCTGGACTCATGCATGGGGGTTGTTCAG AACAGCAAAGTGCGTCGGTTCGCCTTTGAGCTGAAGATGCAGGATAAGAGCACCTTCCTGTTGGCTGCAGACAGCGAAGCGGAGATGGAGGAGTGGATTGGCACCCTCAACAAGAttctccacagcagctttgaGCAGGCCATGCAGGAGAAGAGGAACGGAGAGCTGCATGACG ATGAGGAGCACGGAAAAACAGACCTCTCCTCCGGAAGTTTTCAAGACGGCTTTCAG ACTGCCAGAGATATCGAGTCCAAAATGAGGAGCGAGGCTCGCCTGAAACTGTTCACCTTGGACCCTGACACACAG AAACTGGATTTCTCTGGCATTGAACCAGACGTGCGGCAGTTTGAAGAGAAGTTTGGAAAGAGAGTCCTGGTCAGCTGCCATGACCTGTCCTTCAACCTGCAGGGCTGCGTTGCAGAGAATGAAGAGGGACCAACAACTAAT GTGGAGCCTTTCTACGTGGTCCTGTCCCTCTTCGACGTCCAGAACAGCAGAAAGATCTCAGCCGACTTCCACGTGGATCTCAACCACCCTCTGGTCCGACAGCTGACATCGGGCTCTAGCAGCGGACAGGACTTGCACATCAATGGCAGTGGCGATGGTCCCCTGGCTGGCCACAGGCAGGCCAGTGGGCTCCCAGCCGGGGCTCTCCAGTACCCCAGACAGGGGGTGTTCTCGGTCACATGCCCCCATCCAGAGATCTTCCTGGTGGCGAGGATTGAGAAGGTCCTGCAGGGAGGGATCACCCACTGCACCGAACCCTACATGAAGAGCTCAGACTCTGCTAAG ATGGCTCAAAAGGTGCTGAAGAATGCTAAGACAGCCTGCAGCAGACTGGGACAGTACAGGATGCCATTCGCCTGGGCTGCAAG gcctGTGTTCAAAGACGCGTCAGGGGCTTTGGACAAAAGCGCTCGCTTCTCAGCTCTTTACAGACAGGACAGCAGCAAGCTGTCAGACGAGGACATGTTCAAGCTGCTTACTGACTTCAGAAA ACCAGAGAAAATGGCCAAACTCCCCGTGCTCTTAGGGAACTTAGATGTGACGATTGACAGTGTGGCCCCGGATGTAACCA ATTGTGTCACTTCCTCGTACATCCCTGTGAGGAACTTTGAAGGCAACGGGCCTGGCAGCGCTCtcctggaggtggaggagttcGTACCCTGCATCGCTAAGTGCTCCCAGCCATGCACCATCTATAAAAACCACCTCTATGTGTACCCAAAGCATCTCAAATATGATGGACAGAAGTCCTTTGCTAAG GCGAGGAATATTGCTGTTTGCATTGAATTCAAGGATTCGGACGAGGATGAAGCCCCGCCGCTGAAG TGCATCTATGGTCGCCCGGGAGGTCCTCTGTTCACGAAGCAGGCACATGCAGCAGTCCTGCACCACCAGCAGAACCCTGAGTTCTATGATGAG ATAAAGATAGAGCTGCCGACTCAGCTGCATGAGAAGCATCACCTTCTCTTCACCTTCTATCATGTTAGCTGTGACAGCAACAGCAAGAAGAAAGACCTGGTGGAGACTCCAG TGGGTTCAGCCTGGCTGCCTCTGCTGAAGGATGGTAGAGTCATCATGAATGAACAGCAGCTGCCTGTGGCCGCCAATCTGCCCGCCGGGTACCTCGGCTCCCAGGATGGTATCAACAAG CACTCCGGCTCGGAGATCAAATGGGTGGACGGAGGAAAACCGCTGTTCAAAGTCTCAACTCATCTCGTCTCCACAGTTTACACTCAG GATCAGCACTTGCAcaacttcttccaccactgtcaaAGCATGGAGATGTCAGAACAAGCTTCAGAGGGGGAGCTGGTGAAATACCTGAAG AGTCTCCACGCCATGGAGGGTCATGTGATGGTCAACTTTCTGCCCACCATCCTCAACCAGCTGTTCTGCGTCCTAACCAGAGCCACACACGAGGACGTGGCTGTCAACGTGACCAG GGTGATGGTTCACATTGTAGCGCAGTGCCACGAAGAAGGCCTCGAGCATTACCTGAGATCTTATGTCAAG TTTGTGTTTAAGCCAGAGCCTTATTCCTCCACCAATGTGAAGACAGTTCATGAGGAGCTGGCTAAGTCCATGACGGCCATTCTCAAACCATCCACAGACTTCCTGACTAGCAACAAGCTCCTGAAG CACTCGTGGTACTTCTTTGAAGCCCTGGTGAAATCAATGGCTCATTATCTCATAGAGTGCGGGAAGGTCAAG CTCTCCAGGAACCAGCGTTTCTCTGCGTCGTTCTACCACGCCGTGGAGACTCTGGTCAATATGCTGATGCCTCACATCACCCAGAAATACAAGGACAACCTGGATGCGGCTCGCAACGCCAACCACAGCCTGGCAGTTTTCATCAAG CGCTGCTTCACCTTCATGGACAGAGGCTTTGTGTTCAAGCAGATCAACAACTACATGAACTGCTTTGTGCCCGGAGACCCCAAG ACTTTGTATGAGTTCAAGTTCGAGTTCCTGCGGGTGGTTTGCAACCATGAGCACTATGTCCCTCTTAACCTGCCCATGCCCTTTGGAAAAGGCAGAATTCAAAGGTTCCAAG ATCTTCAGCTGGACTATTCTCTGACTGACGACTTCTGTCGAAACCACTTCCTGGTGGGGCTGCTGATGAGGGAGGTGGGTGGGGCTCTGCAGGAGTTCCGAGAGATCCGTCAGATCGCCATCCAGGTGCTCAAGGGCCTGATGATCAAACACACGTTTGACGACCGCTATGCGGCCAAA AGCCAGCAGGCCAGGCTCGCCACCCTCTACCTCCCTCTGTTTGGTCTGCTCCAGGAGAACGTCTACAGGCTTGACATGAAGGAATCGGCCCTCCTCAGCAACCACAAT AATACCAGGGAGGACTCTCTGGTGCCCAACTCCATGGTGACTCCACAGAAACCTGGGAGCTGCATAGAAAACGCCCTCCACAAAGACGTGTTCGGGGTCATCTCTGGAACAG CCTCCCCTCACAACTCCACGCCCAACGTCAGCTCCGTTCACCACGCCGACTCCAGAGGCTCGCTGGTCTCCACCGACTCTGGAAACAGCCTGCTGGACAAGAGCAGCGACAAGACCAACTCCCTGGAGAAG AACCAGTGTGCGTCGGCTCTGGGCAGCACTGTGCTGCGCTGTGACAAATTGGACCGGGACGAGATCAAAAACCTGCTCATGTGCTTTCTGCACATCCTCAAGAGCATGTCAGAGG AGGCCCTTTTTGCATACTGGAACAAAGCAGCTCCCTCAGATCTAATGGACTTCTTCACATTAATAGA agTCTGCCTCCACCAGTTCAGATACATGGGCAAGAGATTCATCGTCAG GGCGGGGATCCTGCACGCCCGCCTTCAGCAGCTGGGAACTCTGGAGAACGCTCACACCTTCAACAACA TGTACTCTCATACGGAGGCAGACGTGAGCAGCCAGTGCCTGCTGGAGGCCAACGTGTCCACGgaggtctgtctgactgtgctGGACACACTCAGCATCTTCATCATGGGATTCAAG ACTCAGCTGAATTCAGATCTTGGTCACAACCCCCTGATGAAGAAAGTGTTCCAGGTCCATCTGTGCTTCCTGCAGATCCCTCAGTCTGAGGCCGCCCTCAAACAGGTCTTCACCTCCCTCAGGACCTTCATCTACAAG TTCCCCTGCACCTTCTTTGATGGCCGGGCCGACATGTGTGCCTCTCTGTGCTATGAAATCCTCAAGTGCTGTAACTCCAAGCTGAGCTCAATCCGCAGCGACGCCGCCCATCTTCTCTACTTCCTCATGAAAAGCAACTTTGACTACACCGGACGCAAGTCTTTCGTACGAACTCACCTGCAG GTGGTCAtcgctgtcagtcagctgattgCTGATGTCATCGGCATCGGAGGTACCCGTTTCCAGCAGTCGCTCTCCATCATTAACAACTGTGCCAACAGTGACAAGAACATCAAG cacacagcattTCCGTCAGACGTGAAGGACCTGACCAAGCGCATCAGAACCGTGCTGATGGCCACAGAGCAGATGAAGGAGCACGAGAACGACCCGGAGATGCTGGTGGACCTCCAGTACAGCTTGGCCAAGTCCTACACCAGCACACCTGAGCTCCGCAAGACCTGGCTGGACAGCATGGCTCGCATCCACAACAAGAACGGGGATCTCTCAGAG GCCGCCATGTGTTATGTGCACGTTGCTGCCCTGGTAGCTGAGTACCTGTGGAGGAAAG GTATGTTCAGGCAGGGCTGCTCGGCTTTCCGCGTCATCACTCCAAACATCGACGAGGAGGCGGCCATGATGGAGGACGTGGGCATGCAGGATGTTCACTTTAATGAG gaggtgctgatggagctgctggaggagtgTGCTGATGGTCTCTGGAAGGCGGAGCGCTATGAGCTCATCGCTGATGTCTACAGGCTCATCATTCCCATCTATGAACAGCGCAGAGACTTTGAG aaacTGACTCACCTGTACGACACCCTCCACCGTGCCTACACCAAAGTGATGGAGGTGATGCATAGTGGAAAAAGGTTGCTGGGAACTTACTTCAGAGTGGCCTTCTTTGGACAG GGCTTCTTTGAAGATGAAGACGGAAAGGAATACATCTACAAGGAGCCAAAGTTCACTCCGCTGTCAGAGATTTCCCAGAGACTCCTGAAGCTCTACTCCGACAAGTTTGGTCAGGAGAACGTCAAGATCATTCAGGACTCTGGCAGG GTGAACCCCAAGGACCTCGACTCCAAGTACGCCTACATCCAGGTGACCCACGTCACACCCTACCTAGATgacaaggagctggaggacaggaagacCGACTTTGAGAAGAGCCACAACATCCAGCGCTTTGTGTTCGAGACGCCGTTCACCGTGTCGGGCAAGAagcagggaggggtggaggagcagTGCAAACGGAGGACTGTTCTCACCA CCACCCACTGTTTCCCTTATGTGAAGAAGCGGATAGCAGTCATGTACCAACACCAGACCGACCTGAGCCCCATCGAGGTGGCCATAGACGAGATGAGCGCCAAGGTGGCCGAGCTGCGACTCCTGTGCTCGGCCTCTGAGGTGGACATGATCCGCCTGCAGCTCAAACTGCAAGGCAGCATCAGCGTTCAG GTCAATGCCGGTCCTCTCGCGTACGCCAGAGCCTTCCTCGACGACGGCAGTGCCAAGAAATATCCTGACAACAAGGTCAAACAGCTCAAAGAGGTGTTCAG GCAGTTTGTGGACGCCTGCGGTCAGGCGCTGGGAGTGAACGAGCGGCTGATCAAAGAGGACCAGCAGGAGTATCACGATGAGATGAAGGCCAACTACAGGGACCTGACCAGGGAGCTGTCAAACATCATGCATGAACAG ATAAACCCAGTGGAGGACGGCACGAGGAGCGCTCTGTCTGACTCTATGGGCATCTTCAACGCCATCAGCGGCACACCAACCAGTGCCAACCCACATGGCTCCACCACCATACTCTGA